The Agarilytica rhodophyticola genome has a window encoding:
- a CDS encoding N-acetylglucosaminyltransferase, with protein sequence MNSTKREQTASLDKSVKPSKSDVPSAAPEVAKEAVKPVATPSVQSRIETKLLKQAQQAFRDARYTTPSHDNAYDKFHSVLLLNPENNQARAGLQAIMLRYAELIRTALKDGRISSAKNYMQQIEVFYPANSLLMDLKKQIAKAQQSVASRVRQQEEKQGNFVEEIRLPRMELSAKSSEVTKLLAEIATRLQETKESVLIYARNDKEGRWIYSQLKSAAQGYRVRGDIRIARSPKIRIMPPL encoded by the coding sequence GTGAATAGCACCAAGCGAGAACAGACTGCTTCATTAGACAAAAGTGTTAAGCCTAGCAAAAGTGATGTACCTTCCGCGGCTCCGGAGGTTGCCAAAGAAGCAGTAAAGCCCGTTGCAACGCCTTCGGTACAATCTCGGATAGAAACGAAGTTACTCAAGCAAGCTCAGCAAGCTTTTCGCGATGCGCGTTATACGACGCCAAGCCACGATAACGCGTATGACAAGTTTCACTCGGTGTTATTACTTAATCCTGAAAATAACCAAGCGCGAGCAGGGTTACAAGCGATAATGCTGCGCTATGCTGAATTGATTCGCACCGCGTTGAAGGATGGGCGGATTAGTTCTGCGAAAAATTATATGCAACAAATTGAAGTCTTTTATCCTGCTAATAGCCTACTTATGGATTTGAAAAAGCAAATTGCCAAGGCGCAACAGTCAGTAGCCAGCAGAGTGAGGCAGCAGGAAGAAAAGCAGGGTAACTTTGTCGAAGAAATTCGGTTGCCTCGCATGGAACTCAGTGCTAAATCGAGTGAAGTAACGAAACTACTGGCGGAAATTGCCACGCGTTTGCAAGAAACCAAGGAAAGTGTATTGATTTACGCTCGCAATGACAAAGAAGGTCGCTGGATATACAGTCAGCTCAAAAGTGCTGCACAGGGATACCGGGTAAGAGGTGATATTCGTATCGCTCGCTCACCTAAAATTCGGATCATGCCGCCACTATAG
- a CDS encoding protein-disulfide reductase DsbD family protein produces MLYRITFLLLTFIATFSVNAQEGDIFGSDAAPTSSFNQQEEEFLRVEQAYEVVPLVYDDVLSFAWSIHSGYYLYQHQFKVEARNDSSSEKLTLDFETGKKKFDEFFNKELVVYYNNTEVKTSLPALKPPYELKISSQGCADAGLCYPPRHQYFTVDANGKVSETATAAYAAGGGSDSSGGNSSAPYADGEAPLLPLVILGALLGGLILNLMPCVFPVLSLKALSFASSNQSTHKQHLHGWAYTAGVVGSFVVAAGIILAARGAGESLGWGFQLQQPGFVAFMAFLFFVMGLSLSGMFHIGTSWMGAGQSLTGGEDLKSSFFTGVLAALVASPCTAPFMATALGFALTQSVFIALLIFIALGFGMALPFLLLSYSPVLAKYLPAPGPWMDTLKQVLAFPLYLTSVWLLWVLANQTSSSGAMVVLAGAVMLAFGIWLLQLPSSNSARARMMAKTFAAASILVAAYSAWIAGDFRERDSGIWQAYSAGKIEELRAEGVPVFVDLTADWCITCKFNERVALNTEKVARFAAINDIVMLQGDWTNSDPEISALLEKFGRSGVPLYLMYPADSNLPAKVLPQILTEQIVLSSMEEALL; encoded by the coding sequence ATGTTATACAGAATTACTTTTTTATTACTGACTTTTATCGCCACTTTTAGTGTTAATGCTCAAGAGGGTGATATTTTTGGCTCAGATGCCGCGCCCACCTCATCATTTAACCAGCAAGAAGAAGAGTTTTTGCGTGTTGAGCAAGCATACGAAGTGGTGCCTCTTGTTTATGACGATGTGCTTTCATTTGCCTGGTCCATTCACTCAGGATACTACCTTTACCAACATCAATTTAAGGTAGAAGCACGTAATGATTCCAGTAGTGAAAAGTTGACATTGGATTTTGAGACAGGCAAGAAAAAATTTGATGAGTTCTTTAATAAAGAACTTGTTGTTTACTACAACAATACTGAGGTAAAAACCAGCTTACCCGCCCTCAAACCACCTTATGAACTAAAAATATCTTCCCAAGGGTGTGCCGATGCAGGGCTTTGCTATCCCCCACGTCATCAGTATTTCACTGTCGACGCAAATGGCAAAGTTAGCGAAACGGCAACAGCGGCATACGCAGCAGGCGGTGGTAGTGATAGCAGCGGTGGAAATAGCTCAGCGCCCTATGCTGATGGGGAAGCGCCCCTGTTACCACTGGTTATCCTCGGCGCGCTTCTTGGTGGCCTTATTCTCAATTTAATGCCCTGTGTATTCCCTGTGCTTTCGCTAAAAGCATTGAGCTTTGCATCATCCAATCAATCAACACACAAACAACACTTGCATGGCTGGGCTTACACAGCGGGAGTCGTGGGTTCATTTGTGGTAGCGGCCGGTATTATCCTTGCCGCGCGTGGAGCCGGCGAGTCTCTAGGCTGGGGTTTCCAATTGCAACAGCCAGGCTTTGTGGCGTTTATGGCATTTCTATTTTTTGTTATGGGACTTAGTTTGTCAGGTATGTTCCATATCGGCACTAGCTGGATGGGGGCGGGACAGTCACTCACTGGTGGCGAGGATCTTAAATCTTCATTCTTTACAGGTGTCCTGGCTGCACTCGTCGCAAGCCCCTGCACAGCACCCTTTATGGCAACTGCTTTAGGTTTTGCCTTAACTCAGTCAGTTTTTATCGCACTATTAATATTCATCGCGCTGGGATTTGGTATGGCACTCCCTTTCCTACTGCTTAGTTATAGTCCGGTCTTAGCAAAATACCTTCCTGCGCCAGGCCCATGGATGGATACTCTCAAACAGGTACTGGCCTTCCCTCTCTACCTGACTTCTGTTTGGTTGTTATGGGTACTTGCCAATCAAACCTCCAGTAGTGGTGCGATGGTAGTACTTGCTGGCGCGGTTATGCTGGCCTTTGGCATATGGCTGCTGCAATTACCATCATCAAACTCGGCTCGTGCTCGTATGATGGCTAAAACATTTGCTGCGGCGAGTATCTTGGTAGCAGCATATAGCGCATGGATTGCAGGGGATTTTCGTGAGAGAGATAGCGGTATATGGCAAGCCTATTCAGCAGGAAAAATCGAAGAGTTAAGAGCCGAGGGCGTACCCGTTTTTGTCGATCTGACAGCAGATTGGTGCATAACCTGCAAATTTAATGAACGGGTTGCGCTAAATACAGAAAAAGTCGCACGATTCGCTGCAATTAATGATATCGTCATGTTACAGGGCGACTGGACAAACTCAGACCCGGAGATATCCGCTCTGCTGGAAAAGTTTGGTCGCAGTGGTGTGCCTCTTTATCTAATGTACCCCGCTGACTCGAATCTGCCTGCAAAGGTACTTCCGCAAATTTTAACGGAACAAATCGTACTATCTTCAATGGAAGAAGCCTTACTTTAA